A single genomic interval of Helianthus annuus cultivar XRQ/B chromosome 13, HanXRQr2.0-SUNRISE, whole genome shotgun sequence harbors:
- the LOC110902347 gene encoding putative disease resistance protein RGA4, with product MAETLANELLKVLVKKMTDEAFKRVARAHGIYNELKELKKTLSRIQDLLQDASQKEVTHKSVKEWLNALQHLAYDIDDVLDDVATEAMHRELTLQEPAASTSMVRKLIPSCCTNFSLTHRLSPKLDSINRELENLEKRKTDLGLLKIDEKPRNTSRRSETSLPERDVVGREVEKEQLLRKLLGDDGSSQDNFSVLPIVGMGGVGKTTLARLLYNDTKVHDHFEPKAWVCVSDDFDIFKITDAILQDVTKENKKFKDLNQLQKALTEQLKDKRFLLVVDDVWSENYGDWENLVRPFLSCAPGSRIIMTTRKNQLLKQIGLHNVDRLESLSNEDALRLFAIHALGVDNFDSHTTLKPQGEGIVKKCGCLPLALKAIGRLLRTKTDREDWDEVLNSEIWDVEVGNTTESGKDVENSDKIVPALRISYHELSADLKQLFAYCSLFPKDFLFDKEELVSLWMAEGFLNPSKSPERLGREYFEILLSRSFFQHAPNDESLFIMHDLMNDLATFVAGEFFLRFDNHMKTKREALAKYRHMSFTREEYVGYQKFEAFKGAKSLRTFLAVSLGVDKVYYYLSSKILDDLLPELTLLRVLSLSHFKISEVPEFIGTLKHLRYLNLSQTNIEELPENVGNLYNLQTLIVSECRRLTKLPKSFLNLKRLRHFDIRGTPLEKLPLGIGELESLQTLTKIIIEGDDGFAINELKGLTNLHGKVSIEGLHIVQSAKHAREANLSLKKITGLELQWVDVFDGSRIDTLEEEVLNELKPNSDTLKTLSVVSYRGTQISNWVGDRSFHELVDVSIRGCKKCTSLPPFGLLPSLKRLQIQGMDEVKIIGLELTGNDVNAFRSLEVLRFEDMCGWEGWLTKNVGSAAVFPCLKELYVKNCPQLIHVSLQALPSLKVLEIHRCGDGVLTSLVQVASSVTKLEIDSISGLTYEVWRGVIRYLKEVEGLSIGGCNEIKYLWESETEASKLLGRLKELSFWECSGLISLEEKEEDDNFGSSTLFSLRSLHVYSCSSIKRLCCPNSIESLEIDRCSVITDVYLPKDGGNKLKSLTISRCDKLEGKINNTSMPMLETLNIYKWENLRSISELSNSTHLTSLGIYDCPHIMSLPELQLSNLTRLSISECESLESLPELLNLTSLSVSNCDSMESLPELSNLTFLSIEDCERLVSLPELKNLALLKDLKIKRCPGVDVSIHCVHWPPKLCSLELEGLKKPILEWGDLNFPTSLVDLTLYGEPHVSDFSQLSHLFPSSLTSLHILNFDNLESHSTGLQHLTSLQHLAIYRCRKVNDLPETLLPSLLSLIIDECPKLKERCSGRGSHYWPHISHIPCIYITD from the coding sequence ATGGCTGAAACTCTTGCAAATGAACTCCTCAAAGTTCTTGTTAAGAAGATGACCGATGAAGCCTTCAAGCGTGTTGCTCGTGCTCATGGCATTTACAACGAGCTCAAGGAGTTGAAGAAGACACTCTCCAGGATCCAAGATCTACTTCAAGATGCCTCTCAGAAGGAGGTTACCCATAAATCTGTCAAAGAATGGCTGAATGCTCTCCAACACTTGGCTTACGATATCGACGACGTACTCGACGACGTGGCGACTGAAGCTATGCATCGTGAGCTCACCCTACAGGAGCCTGCAGCATCCACCAGCATGGTAAGAAAGCTCATCCCATCATGCTGCACAAATTTCTCACTAACTCATAGGCTGTCTCCCAAGCTAGATAGTATTAATAGAGAGTTAGAAAATCTAGAAAAACGAAAAACGGATCTAGGTTTGCTTAAGATTGATGAAAAGCCAAGAAATACTAGTAGAAGAAGCGAAACCTCTTTGCCGGAACGCGATGTTGTCGGAAGAGAAGTTGAGAAAGAGCAATTGCTTAGAAAGTTGTTGGGGGATGATGGGTCGTCTCAGGATAACTTTAGCGTCTTACCTATAGTTGGTATGGGTGGGGTTGGAAAAACCACTCTCGCTAGACTTTTGTATAATGATACAAAGGTGCATGATCACTTTGAACCCAAGGCATGGGTTTGTGTTTCAGATGATTTTGATATTTTCAAGATAACTGATGCTATCCTTCAAGATGTGACTAAAGAAAACAAGAAATTTAAAGATCTAAATCAGCTTCAAAAGGCTCTCACTGAGCAATTGAAGGACAAACGATTTCTCCTAGTAGTTGATGATGTGTGGAGTGAAAACTATGGTGATTGGGAAAACCTAGTTCGCCCATTTCTGTCATGTGCTCCTGGAAGTAGGATAATCATGACAACTCGTAAGAATCAATTGCTCAAACAGATAGGTTTGCATAATGTAGACCGTCTCGAGAGTTTGTCGAATGAAGATGCATTGCGTTTATTTGCAATACATGCATTGGGGGTAGATAACTTCGACTCACACACGACACTTAAACCGCAAGGTGAAGGTATTGTGAAAAAGTGTGGTTGTTTGCCTTTGGCTTTAAAGGCAATTGGAAGGCTTTTAAGGACGAAAACAGATAGAGAAGACTGGGATGAGGTGTTGAATAGCGAGATATGGGATGTAGAAGTTGGTAATACCACTGAAAGTGGTAAAGATGTGGAAAATAGTGATAAGATTGTTCCGGCACTTAGAATAAGCTACCATGAACTTTCTGCAGATTTGAAGCAGTTGTTTGCATACTGTTCCTTGTTCCCCAAAGACTTTTTGTTTGACAAGGAGGAGTTGGTATCGTTGTGGATGGCAGAAGGGTTTTTGAACCCATCCAAGTCACCAGAACGCTTGGGCCGTGaatattttgaaattttattatCAAGGTCATTTTTCCAACATGCACCTAATGATGAATCATTGTTTATCATGCATGATCTGATGAATGACTTGGCCACTTTTGTTGCCGGAGAATTTTTTCTAAGGTTTGACAATCATATGAAGACAAAGAGAGAAGCTTTGGCAAAGTATCGCCATATGTCATTTACTCGCGAGGAGTATGTAGGTTACCAAAAGTTTGAGGCATTCAAAGGAGCCAAAAGCTTGAGAACATTTTTAGCAGTATCTCTCGGTGTGGATAAAGTCTATTATTACTTATCCTCTAAGATTTTGGATGACTTACTTCCAGAGTTAACATTGTTAAGGGTCCTTTCTTTGAGTCATTTTAAGATAAGTGAGGTACCGGAGTTCATTGGTACTTTGAAACACTTGCGGTATCTTAACTTATCTCAAACAAATATAGAAGAGTTACCGGAGAATGTTGGCAACCTTTATAATCTACAGACATTGATTGTTTCCGAGTGTCGGCGGTTAACTAAGCTGCCTAAAAGCTTCTTAAATCTTAAAAGGTTACGACATTTTGACATAAGAGGTACTCCGTTGGAGAAGCTGCCATTGGGGATTGGTGAGTTGGAAAGCCTTCAGACTCTCACCAAGATCATCATTGAAGGAGATGATGGCTTTGCAATAAATGAGCTCAAGGGATTAACAAATCTCCATGGGAAAGTTTCTATTGAGGGATTGCACATAGTGCAAAGCGCAAAGCATGCACGGGAGGCGAACTTATCTCTAAAAAAGATTACTGGATTAGAGCTGCAATGGGTTGATGTGTTTGATGGCTCACGAATAGATACACTTGAAGAGGAAGTTCTCAATGAGCTGAAACCTAATAGTGATACGTTGAAAACGCTTTCAGTTGTGTCATACAGGGGAACACAAATTTCAAATTGGGTTGGTGATCGCTCTTTTCATGAGTTGGTTGATGTGTCAATACGTGGTTGTAAAAAATGCACATCTCTACCCCCATTTGGGTTGCTCCCTTCACTTAAGAGGTTGCAGATTCAAGGCATGGATGAGGTTAAAATCATAGGTTTGGAGTTAACCGGAAATGATGTTAACGCCTTCCGTTCACTTGAAGTTCTAAGATTTGAAGATATGTGTGGATGGGAGGGGTGGTTAACTAAAAATGTGGGTTCAGCAGCAGTGTTTCCATGCCTTAAAGAGCTTTATGTAAAGAATTGTCCACAATTGATTCATGTCTCACTTCAAGCACTGCCTTCACTCAAGGTTCTTGAAATTCACAGATGTGGTGATGGTGTGTTGACAAGTCTGGTTCAGGTAGCTTCTTCAGTCACTAAGTTGGAAATAGATTCTATCTCAGGGCTCACATATGAGGTGTGGAGAGGAGTTATAaggtatcttaaggaagttgaaGGATTAAGTATCGGGGGATGTAATGAAATAAAATACTTGTGGGAATCAGAAACAGAGGCAAGTAAGCTTCTTGGGAGATTAAAGGAATTGAGTTTTTGGGAATGTTCAGGTTTGATAAGTTTAGAAGAGAAAGAGGAGGATGACAATTTTGGGAGCAGCACCCTGTTTTCTCTTAGAAGTTTGCATGTATACTCTTGTAGTAGCATAAAGCGTTTATGCTGTCCAAATAGCATTGAGAGTTTGGAAATTGATAGATGTTCAGTTATTACAGATGTCTACCTCCCAAAAGATGGAGGGAATAAGCTCAAATCACTTACTATAAGCAGATGTGATAAACTTGAGGGAAAAATCAACAACACAAGCATGCCAATGCTTGAAACCCTAAATATTTATAAATGGGAAAATCTAAGATCAATCAGTGAATTGAGTAACTCCACTCACCTCACCAGCCTGGGTATATATGATTGTCCACATATCATGTCACTTCCAGAGCTTCAGCTATCAAACCTCACCCGTTTGTCAATTTCTGAATGTGAAAGTCTGGAGTCATTACCTGAGCTATTGAATCTCACCAGTTTGTCAGTTAGTAATTGTGACAGTATGGAGTCATTACCTGAACTATCAAATCTCACCTTTTTGTCAATTGAAGATTGTGAACGTCTGGTGTCATTACCTGAGCTAAAGAATCTCGCCTTGTTAAAAGATCTGAAAATTAAAAGGTGTCCAGGCGTTGATGTTTCCATTCATTGTGTGCATTGGCCTCCCAAATTGTGCTCACTTGAACTAGAAGGGTTGAAGAAGCCCATATTAGAGTGGGGGGATCTGAATTTTCCAACTTCCCTTGTTGACCTAACGTTATATGGTGAACCCCATGTGAGTGATTTTAGTCAATTGTCCCACCTTTTCCCTTCTTCTCTTACATCTCTGCACATATTGAATTTTGATAATCTGGAATCACATTCAACGGGACTCCAACACCTCACGTCGCTTCAACATCTGGCCATTTACCGCTGCCGAAAGGTGAACGATCTACCAGAGACGCTGTTACCTTCACTTTTGAGTTTGATAATTGACGAATGCCCAAAATTGAAAGAAAGGTGTTCAGGAAGAGGCTCCCACTACTGGCCACACATCTCTCATATCCCCTGCATCTACATAACAGACTAA
- the LOC110900333 gene encoding protein SICKLE-like yields the protein MQQPQGSYASSNHAYSSNPPQTSSLTYPSWRINSPHPRGYSAPQGVGFPSPQTHFANGSGQGGYPSPGSSPHFTNNPGRGSGRGYPSPGPNFRNSPHFANSPGHGPGRGYLSPGPNFRNSPNHASGQGAYPSSGPSSGRGRGGGPRQGGGRGRGHNHVSAEDRLDRFYTKSMVEDPWKFLEPVIWKSLKKQRFPPVNGKKPRVSESPRMSSSQPSLAEILVASLNEATDDKPNAE from the coding sequence ATGCAACAACCACAGGGATCCTATGCAAGTTCTAATCATGCTTATTCATCTAACCCACCACAAACTAGCTCTTTAACCTACCCGAGTTGGAGGATCAATAGTCCTCACCCTAGAGGTTACTCTGCCCCACAAGGTGTCGGTTTTCCTAGCCCGCAAACCCACTTCGCCAATGGTTCAGGACAAGGCGGCTACCCTAGTCCTGGCTCTAGTCCCCATTTCACCAACAACCCAGGTCGTGGTTCAGGACGAGGTTACCCTAGCCCTGGACCCAACTTCAGAAATAGTCCCCATTTTGCCAACAGCCCAGGTCATGGTCCAGGACGCGGCTACCTTAGTCCTGGACCCAACTTCAGGAATAGCCCCAACCATGCCTCGGGTCAAGGAGCGTACCCTAGCTCAGGTCCAAGTTCCGGGAGAGGGAGAGGCGGTGGGCCTAGACAGGGCGGAGGGCGAGGACGGGGCCATAATCATGTATCTGCAGAAGACCGGCTTGATCGTTTCTACACTAAGTCAATGGTGGAAGACCCTTGGAAGTTTCTAGAACCTGTAATTTGGAAGTCACTCAAAAAGCAGCGGTTTCCACCTGTTAATGGGAAAAAACCTCGAGTTTCAGAATCTCCAAGAATGTCTAGTTCACAACCTAGCCTTGCTGAAATCTTGGTTGCGTCTTTAAATGAAGCTACAGACGATAAACCCAACGCAGAATGA